The following coding sequences lie in one Rutidosis leptorrhynchoides isolate AG116_Rl617_1_P2 chromosome 6, CSIRO_AGI_Rlap_v1, whole genome shotgun sequence genomic window:
- the LOC139852999 gene encoding vacuolar protein sorting-associated protein 24 homolog 1-like has protein sequence MEKVRNMIMPKPNPQQLLRDWQRRLRQECRNIERQIRDIQREEKGVQKAIKEAAKRNDMDSAKSLAKEIVRSRRTVNRLYENKAQLNSISMHLGESVAIARTVGHLSKSAEVMKIVNNLMKAPQMAVTMQEFNKEMTKAGVMEEIVNEAVDSALDSDDIEDEIDEEVDKVLTAIAGETAAQLPEAVRKQRLKQPAQATEDAEDEGVDDEEELEEIRARLAKVRS, from the exons ATGGAAAAAGTGAGGAACATGATCATGCCAAAACCTAATCCACAACAACTTTTACGCGATTGGCAACGTCGTCTTCGTCAAGAGTGTCGAAACATCGAACGCCAGATCCgag ATATACAAAGAGAAGAGAAAGGTGTTCAGAAAGCAATCAAAGAGGCTGCTAAGCGAAATGATATGGACTCTGCTAAG TCACTTGCTAAAGAAATAGTGAGATCAAGAAGAACTGTGAACCGTCTCTATGAAAATAAAGCACAGTTGAATTCGATATCGATGCATCTTGGCGAAAGCGTTG CTATCGCTCGTACGGTCGGCCATCTGTCTAAGAGTGCTGAAGTCATGAAAATTGTTAATAACCTAATGAAGGCTCCACAAATGGCTGTCACAATGCAAGAATTTAACAAAGAAATGACTAAG GCGGGTGTTATGGAAGAGATTGTGAATGAAGCTGTTGATTCTGCATTAGATTCAGATGACATAGAAGATGAGATCGATGAAGAAGTCGATAAGGTCTTAACCGCAATAGCTGGTGAGACTGCTGCACAGCttccggaagctgtcaggaaacaacGGTTAAAGCAACCTGCTCAAGCAACTGAAGATGCAGAG GATGAGGGTGTTGATGATGAGGAAGAGTTGGAAGAAATAAGGGCTCGACTTGCAAAAGTTAGGTCATAA